One Hydractinia symbiolongicarpus strain clone_291-10 chromosome 7, HSymV2.1, whole genome shotgun sequence genomic window, tggtaggcacaagaaaccaaaaaagacttttttactaaaaaataatgcttttCTAGTTGACTTCTCTAATCATTTCTCtaccttgactttttaatgttgttagaGTTAGTAAAAATCCATATTCTCAAATTCATTTGAACCAAGTTGACTTTTAATCTCAAATTTATCAATATATAcatgatttttttgtcattatgaccaattgtttaaattcttatattggcacataattctgctaagatgATTCACTCTATATTGATCTTGTAACAAATTTAATGCCATTTTTTAGGTATTGAACTTGAACTATTTGTACCTCAATATGTTCTCTACTCCTAGACTAATATGATACATAGCTTAGACATATTGAGTATacgtaatctttgagttgtatgGGAGAAGAGTTTCTATTAGGGTGGCTGCCCCTACCCTGCCGTTTCtttgccttgccagcacttaCGTGTCCTAACTAATGCAAAGACATGTAAAAAGACCATTAGCTTCCTAACTAAAGTTAGTGAGCATAAAACTAAATTAGCTGGCTAGTATAAAAGTagctgaaaaaaaagaattgttcttGACAGGCTCATATCTTTTGGCTACACATATTATACTGAGTCAACAAATTTTGCCCTGATTAGGAATGCCTAGCTATAGGATTAAAACTGTAGGCACACGGACGCCGGATATCATGTTTATTTACATCTCAGCAGCTTCTGATTGGTcagattataaacaaaaagtaatgTCATTAGCCCGTAAAATATTGCGCCTGAACAAACTGCAAATTTGCTATTTGCTACTATAAatagtttttacaaaaacaaacattttttccatCGATTGATTGGACAAAATGGATCACGTAGATTTTTCCAAACACAAAAATTCTTCGCTTTAATTGGATAAAATAGAACACGTGGTTTAGGCGACGGAAATATACTTTTCTGGCGCCACTTTTTTCAAACCCTCTGGAATTTTACCGGAGTGTCTTGTGTTTGTTTGCTGGAACGAAATTGATACTTTCTGGATTATTGGATAAGTATTATTTGATAATTTTGTCCGTCTCTTTTGTGTTAGTAAACAAAACACATTCAGCTAGGTGTAAACTGCAGCTAGGTGCATCTTTATATCGGATTTTTTGTCCCCAGCTGTGTCCCTGCATTTTGGCGTActattatatagctagctagatagctatatCGTAGTAGTTGTAGCTTACTGTTTATATCTTATTTTTTGTCCCCTGCTCTGTCCTGTATTTTGATTCAAGGACTATAACTACATTGCCACAGTCGGCAAGGAAAAAGATATACTTCTGTTTATATCTGATTTAGGTTCTAACTGCAGCTAGGAAGCAACCGTAGCATCATAGAAATTGTGCACATTGTAGTCAATTGTAGCATCGTAGAGCAATCAAGACAAATTAATCATGATATCTGTCCAAGCATATCGTGCCACTATCGGTTCCTTTTATAATGTAGCTGCTAGCCActccaaaaatattaaaaatgaaacaatgaATTTGCACAACCATGCAGAAATGCTTTTTGACAAGGTGGATAATAACAACTTcaatagttttttgaaactttttatttcagtaaTTTTCATGTGTTGTCTCAGCTGTAATATCAGTCTTGCATCTTTGAAATTAATGTTATTGTTATCTGGTGACGTTGAAAGCAATCCTGGACCCTTTAATAACAACGATATTGACTTCCAAATATCGCTACAGGAATCTTATGCCACCCATCTTCTAAATCAGCCAAATTCTGCTGATCATATAGTTGCTTATGCTAGAAGTATTGGTCTGTCAAATATAACATATCGAGAATTGACAATAGGGGATGGCAACTGCTTTTATAGAGCAGTAGTACAACAACTTAATCGTCCTGAGATCAGACAAATTGTCTCCCCTGAACTACACTTTCAAAATCACCTCCAACTACGAGCAGCCGTGGTCAAATTTGTTCGCAAAAATAGTAACTTaagcatttttcaaaataacagaGACTTTTTATCAATAAGTCCTGAAGAGTGGGAACGCGACTTACAAATTCAGTCAAGGTCTACTGTTGATGttgtagaaatttttatacgaGCTGCTTCAATAATGCTGGGTGTCAACATTTTAATAACATCTGATACCAGTACTGCAATACACCCATATACCCTTATTAGTCCTACTCATGATGAAACACATAATATTGCTGGTGAACAACAAATGGCACATCTATTGACTGATGGTACCACTGCTGGtgcttttattttgcttggAAGGGTTAATGAAAATCACTACCAATCCTTGGTCTTTGATGACAATGTGAGCAATCCTTCTGTTCCATCATCCACGCCACTTAGTCCATCTAAAAAAATTCCTCGTTTATCATCGAAATATCCTGAAAAtataaccaatcaaaaacctggtgaaaagaaagttaCTACTTTGAATCAAAATCAAGACCTCCTAGTAGAGAAAATAATGAAATCTTATATGTCTACTGCTATAATACCAACAAGAGTTAAGCCTAAATCCAAGCCTAAACCCAAGCCTAAACCCAAGCCAAATTATAATAAAGAACCTGCTTTAAAGCTAAAGTGTCTTCAGTTAAATATTAAATACGAAGAACCTAAAGTTAATGAAACAAGTATCGAAACAATAAACAGACACAGGCGAATAAGTTATAGCTGCAAAAAAAACGTTTCTAAAACAGCCATGGATAAGCAGAAAAATGCTAATTTGAAAAAACCACCTGCCTGTAAACGTACATGTGCCCCGCCACCTAATACACTTCCAATTATTACACACAACCAGGTGAATAATTTACCAACCACACAATCAGTGCCTACAATTGTCACAGACAACCAGACCACTGACCAAGATCAAATTTATGGAAATGAAACCTCCACCATTCATCAAAATCCTGATGTTGTGGCAGCTGTAATACAGTTTGAGGAAGGTGAGAAGTTACATAGCTTGGCAACCTGTAAAACTTGTCGTGAAACCCGGCCAGTATTTCATGCTACTCCCCCTATCAGTCCTACTgcagaaaatgaaacaaaaccaaTTACGGTAAAGCCTTGGAAAATTTTCAGCGATGAAAGGTGTGACAGGTGTCATCGGGAGAGCCTTAGtcgttttaaaaagaatgtaacaACACCTGCTAGATTTTCCGGTATACTGTcagttgatgatgatgatttgggCCCATTACACGATAACATCCGCCATAACGATATGCATTTTTTACCGGTACCACCATATCTTCAAAATTTGACCATACTGGAAGTAGCATTGATTCGTCGTATCACTGTTATCATGAATATACACCTCCTGCGATATGGCATGCTTGCATCAAAAGGACATTGTATCAGTTTTCCTCAGagaatgcaaattgctaaagaaTTGCCATCGTTACCATCTCAGGTTGGAATAgtggttattaaaaaaaaaggaactCGAAATTCAGTTCAACAGTATACTGTGCAAAGGGGTAAAGTTGAAAATGCATTACGAGGGCTGTGTTTTGGATACCCAGAAGGTGGCACTGAATATCCAGATACTAATAGTGAACATCTATACAATGGCTCTGATCACATTGACAAACCTTTAAAAGGACGCTACTTTCAGTTCCTACCGAATGAGTACTATAAGGATGTTTCGATAAAATATGACCGCATTCAAAATTTACCAGAGATGCGTTCTGAATTACCTGGCTTGCCTGTTGTTGAAATGCCACATATTATACCAGAGGAAGACAAGGGTCCTGCTGAAAATCAATTTCTGGAAAACTTACCTCAAGATGATGAAAGTATAACCCGTTCTGGTTTAGTTTGTCCACTTGAATCTAAAGATGCTGACAAAGAGTTGCGAACAATACTGCAGAAGCTCTTGGGCTCTGAGGATGCAGTTAATCAAGCTCTTGAACATGGCACAATTGCGAATGCAAATTTGGAATTTACACGAGAGCAGCCTATTCGAGAATTAAAAACTCCTGGtttttttactatggcatacccaactgtttttattaatggaaaTTGTGACTTAACGGTTCCAAGGTTgagtaaaattaactttgaagaatacatcgaacatatatattattgttctgATAATCGTGTAGCGCGTCATCCatacttaaaatttttcttattgaatATGCGCTTACGAATGCAAGCACTACAGCAGGGTAGCTTTCTTGTTTCCCAACAATTAAATGATGCACATCTCACAATTGCTGAACTGagagataatttacaaaatgacgATGATTCAGTTCCACGAAAAATTATTAGTATTGGAAAAAACCTGGTGAATACTGATCCATACTGGagagaccaaaaaaaaaaagtggaTGCTCTATTGTTTTTCAGACGAAAGGAGTTTGGCGATTTACCGGGCTATTTTGATACCAACAGTTGTGCAGAATTCCATTGGAAACCATTACATGAATTACTTATTAAGTATCATGCcttaataaacaatttaaacgaAGATACTGTGCGGCAACAAATGGAAAACGACAGCAAATTCAAGCGGGAAATGATTCTACAAAATCTTCATATCGTCACACAGTATTTTGATGCAAGGACTATAAATTACTTTGCCACAGTCGACAAGAAAGTGTTTCAATATAATGATAGTTGGTGGCGATATGAATTCGCTAAAGGTCGAGGTGAGATACATGGTCACGCAATTATATCGTCCTCTAAACACGCTCAAAAGGTCAAAACAATCATGGATGGATTGTCGAATGATGTACCTGACTCACAAGCATCCCAAACTGCTGCACAAGAACTTCAAAATTGGTTGCAAACCACAAATGAAGACAGTGATGACATTTTTTCACCCATATTTACTTCACTGCATCCTGCTGGGGGGAATGAAATTATAGATACCTCTGGAATTAGAACTTGGGTTCCAAACAAAAATCAATGGCCAACACCAGAAGGGAGTCAAGCTCCTCCAGACCATAACCCATTGGCGCAAGAACTTGCAGATGTCGCTAACCATGAAGGTGGTATAAGAGAGCAACATACTTATCTTGTTAATAGAATAGGTCTCCATAATTGTAATTCCAGTTGTTTGCGTTATCGTCGTAAGAATAATAAGGAAAAGGATACCGCTCCAAAAAAGTACTGTCGTTTTCATTTTGGTGATCTTGatccacaaaccaaaaaaacaagtggCAAAGAGATTCATCCTTTTCATGCTGTCATAACAAAAGGGGAACATCCTAGATATGAGGGACCACGCGATCATCCTCGCCTAATGATGCATGTTAAAACACGTCTGCTTAGTTGGCTAGCAAATTGTGACAGTCAAGTCATTATCGATCAGGATCTTCTGGCTCTTCAAAAATACATTGCTGGTTATGCTTGCAAGGGGGCAGCCTCAACTGAAGATTTGGTACATGTTTATCGGCATCTCATTGAAAACACTGCTGATGGAAGCACTGTTAAAAATTTGGCTCAACGACTACTTCAAAAAATTGCTGGTCTAGTAGATGTACCAGGTGCTGCGGCAGATTTTATTAATAGTGGTGGCCGTTTGACTAGATGTACCAGGAATTTTCGATACATTGGTATCAGTGGCTTCCGAGCATTGGATACGTCTGGTGAAGATGGAACCgttacaaagaatagcacattgGATAAATACTTGAGCGATAAGCGTAGAGAAACTGAGCCAGAAATATCATTATGGAACTGGAGCAAGAAATGTAATTGTACCTGCAAAGTAGATCACGTGCCAGTTTTTACAGGAATATCTACAAAACCTGTTTGGCCTGTTACTGAGGACTATGCAAAAGCTATGCttgttatattttctgttgGAACGTGGCATAATACTGAAGAATTGAAGGGACAACATGAGTCATTTGCTGCTGCTTTGGCTTCCTTTGTTCAAACTGAAAACTGTCCCCCTATATTAATAGATGCATTGAAGGAGGCTAAACAATCATTCGATAAAAAGAGTGAGAGAAAACAAAGTCACACTCGTGTAATCAATAATGAAACCGATAATCAGTCTTCATGTCAATCATCACAATATACAGATGCAAGTTCTCAAAGTTCCCAAAATTCAGTCATTGCACAAATGAACATAGGCAGAGCGATAATGAGAGATATTGCAAGGCATCACGTTGCTGATATCAATGAGCCGGATGTACAACAAGTTCTTCCCAATGGAGGGCCTACATTTGATTGGAATAATTATGCAATTCAAAGTTTTGGTAGTCAATGGCCAATTAATGCTGACACATGGTTACAATCTATATCTGAAGAAGCAGAAAGAAATGAATTGCAGCTGGCTGATGTTTGTACCTTACCCCAAATAAACATCTTAAATGCTAATGAATTACAGAGAACAGTCATTGGTATAAATCTTCAGCATTTATTGCAAGTTGCAAAAGGAACTTTGCCAACAGGTACCCAGCCATTACGTTTATTAATACAAGGAACAGCTGGTGTTGGGAAAACATTCATCATTACTGCGCTCACCAGAATCGTTCGGCGTATTTTTAAGCGAAATTCTGCTGTTATGAACTTGGCCCCAACTGGTGCAGCATCAGTCCTCATACCTAATGGTCGCACTATACATTCAATGACTCCACCACCACACAAACTgaaaaaagataagaatttaaattctgtccAGCTTTCTGACTATCCGTTGGGTGATGTATCTCTAAGAAAGCTGAGAAAGTATACAGGTATGCATGAAAACAATGaactgaaattatttcaacttaATATTGATGAACGTAGCATGCAGTCGAAGCTTCTTGTGGCCTGGTGCAGCCAAAGATTATGCGAGGCTACGGGAGactttgataattattatggtGGTGTACCAGCTGTCAATTTCTTTGGTGACCTTGGTCAGCTTGGACCAATTCGTGCTTTGGATCTACATCAGCCACCAAAACACGATGATTCGACAATCAACTTTGCTGGCTATGCAATCTATCGCTCGTTTCAAGATGTTATTGTTCTTACAGAAACAATGCGTCAAGGCCCAGATCAGTTAGCTCTTTTGCAGCGACTACTTAGAATACGTAATGGATCGATCACTCAACAAGACTGGCAAGATATAAATAGTCGTTACGAAGATGCTTTGCCACAAAccgaaaaatgtaacttttcgcATGGTCGCGTCCTTACATTGATGGAAACATGGAATGAAGTTAATGAGGAAAATCACAATAAATTAGCTAGCCTTGGTGTGCCTGTTGCTGTAATTCCATCAAGAGGCCGTGGTAAACACCACTCTTTGACTGATAAGCAACTGGGTCAAATACCGCTGAGATCTTTAATGGCAGTTGGTGCAACTGTAATACTCACTAAGAACCAAAAAGGTCTTACGGGCCTCGGTCTTAATAATGGTGCGATGGGAAAAGTAATTGCAATCCTTTATTCGCCAAATATGTCACCACCTGAATTTCCTATAGCTGTCATTGTCGATTTCCCAAATTATAAAGGCCCAATATGGATTCCAGAACATCCAACATGGATACCAATTACTGCTGTTGAAGGTCGATGTGAATCTAATTGTTGCAGCAGAAATGGCCTGCCATTGATGCCAGGATATGCGATAACAATTGCTAAAAGTCAGGGTATGTCGATTGGAGATGGTAAAACTGCCACCCACATGCGTATCAAGTTACAACAATCAATtcagatggaaaaaaataaccttggtaCAGCTTACACTGCATTTTCAAGATGCGAAAAAGAAAGGAATTGGGCACTTGTCGAGCCAATTACTCAAGAACGTCTCTTGTACGTTAATACACATCCTCGTATGAAAGCCAGACAAGAGGAAGAGCAACGGCTGAAAGCATTATCAAATGAAACCATCAAAAAATTTGATATCACTATAGTAAAGTATATTAACTTGCTGAAAGACCTTGACGAGTTTTGCGATGACGATATTGAAGATGCAGTTTGTCCTTCACCATCTGCAGATTGCTCATGTATTATATGCACATCTCAATCATAATGATAATCACAACTGAAATTAACCTATGTTGCAGATaatatacattaaaa contains:
- the LOC130648690 gene encoding uncharacterized protein LOC130648690; this encodes MISVQAYRATIGSFYNVAASHSKNIKNETMNLHNHAEMLFDKVDNNNFNSFLKLFISVIFMCCLSCNISLASLKLMLLLSGDVESNPGPFNNNDIDFQISLQESYATHLLNQPNSADHIVAYARSIGLSNITYRELTIGDGNCFYRAVVQQLNRPEIRQIVSPELHFQNHLQLRAAVVKFVRKNSNLSIFQNNRDFLSISPEEWERDLQIQSRSTVDVVEIFIRAASIMLGVNILITSDTSTAIHPYTLISPTHDETHNIAGEQQMAHLLTDGTTAGAFILLGRVNENHYQSLVFDDNVSNPSVPSSTPLSPSKKIPRLSSKYPENITNQKPGEKKVTTLNQNQDLLVEKIMKSYMSTAIIPTRVKPKSKPKPKPKPKPNYNKEPALKLKCLQLNIKYEEPKVNETSIETINRHRRISYSCKKNVSKTAMDKQKNANLKKPPACKRTCAPPPNTLPIITHNQVNNLPTTQSVPTIVTDNQTTDQDQIYGNETSTIHQNPDVVAAVIQFEEGEKLHSLATCKTCRETRPVFHATPPISPTAENETKPITVKPWKIFSDERCDRCHRESLSRFKKNVTTPARFSGILSVDDDDLGPLHDNIRHNDMHFLPVPPYLQNLTILEVALIRRITVIMNIHLLRYGMLASKGHCISFPQRMQIAKELPSLPSQVGIVVIKKKGTRNSVQQYTVQRGKVENALRGLCFGYPEGGTEYPDTNSEHLYNGSDHIDKPLKGRYFQFLPNEYYKDVSIKYDRIQNLPEMRSELPGLPVVEMPHIIPEEDKGPAENQFLENLPQDDESITRSGLVCPLESKDADKELRTILQKLLGSEDAVNQALEHGTIANANLEFTREQPIRELKTPGFFTMAYPTVFINGNCDLTVPRLSKINFEEYIEHIYYCSDNRVARHPYLKFFLLNMRLRMQALQQGSFLVSQQLNDAHLTIAELRDNLQNDDDSVPRKIISIGKNLVNTDPYWRDQKKKVDALLFFRRKEFGDLPGYFDTNSCAEFHWKPLHELLIKYHALINNLNEDTVRQQMENDSKFKREMILQNLHIVTQYFDARTINYFATVDKKVFQYNDSWWRYEFAKGRGEIHGHAIISSSKHAQKVKTIMDGLSNDVPDSQASQTAAQELQNWLQTTNEDSDDIFSPIFTSLHPAGGNEIIDTSGIRTWVPNKNQWPTPEGSQAPPDHNPLAQELADVANHEGGIREQHTYLVNRIGLHNCNSSCLRYRRKNNKEKDTAPKKYCRFHFGDLDPQTKKTSGKEIHPFHAVITKGEHPRYEGPRDHPRLMMHVKTRLLSWLANCDSQVIIDQDLLALQKYIAGYACKGAASTEDLVHVYRHLIENTADGSTVKNLAQRLLQKIAGLVDVPGAAADFINSGGRLTRCTRNFRYIGISGFRALDTSGEDGTVTKNSTLDKYLSDKRRETEPEISLWNWSKKCNCTCKVDHVPVFTGISTKPVWPVTEDYAKAMLVIFSVGTWHNTEELKGQHESFAAALASFVQTENCPPILIDALKEAKQSFDKKSERKQSHTRVINNETDNQSSCQSSQYTDASSQSSQNSVIAQMNIGRAIMRDIARHHVADINEPDVQQVLPNGGPTFDWNNYAIQSFGSQWPINADTWLQSISEEAERNELQLADVCTLPQINILNANELQRTVIGINLQHLLQVAKGTLPTGTQPLRLLIQGTAGVGKTFIITALTRIVRRIFKRNSAVMNLAPTGAASVLIPNGRTIHSMTPPPHKLKKDKNLNSVQLSDYPLGDVSLRKLRKYTGMHENNELKLFQLNIDERSMQSKLLVAWCSQRLCEATGDFDNYYGGVPAVNFFGDLGQLGPIRALDLHQPPKHDDSTINFAGYAIYRSFQDVIVLTETMRQGPDQLALLQRLLRIRNGSITQQDWQDINSRYEDALPQTEKCNFSHGRVLTLMETWNEVNEENHNKLASLGVPVAVIPSRGRGKHHSLTDKQLGQIPLRSLMAVGATVILTKNQKGLTGLGLNNGAMGKVIAILYSPNMSPPEFPIAVIVDFPNYKGPIWIPEHPTWIPITAVEGRCESNCCSRNGLPLMPGYAITIAKSQGMSIGDGKTATHMRIKLQQSIQMEKNNLGTAYTAFSRCEKERNWALVEPITQERLLYVNTHPRMKARQEEEQRLKALSNETIKKFDITIVKYINLLKDLDEFCDDDIEDAVCPSPSADCSCIICTSQS